A stretch of Komagataella phaffii GS115 chromosome 2, complete sequence DNA encodes these proteins:
- a CDS encoding Serine/threonine protein phosphatase Z, isoform of Ppz2p, whose amino-acid sequence MGNSTSKQPKGKEGALPRSDTMTSTRSVRSFRSRRSLSKDSSQHLNDAGSFKPSQSFDNRSRKSSFRNDIKPTITPIMGASTDRLSGEFGSLSVGDDYNLQLPPSMIQMEPRQPILKQQDITNGVSNTSPEQHSGFNNTGLSSYTSSPSSPINTPHLTVTQGSSTSLTALSHSNNNNSSGANTPKSSHSNINSPANSDSVSTMSTSVPKTTLMTSRGVVINIEDIIQRLLDAGYSGKRTKNICLKTSEISVICSKARELFLSQPPLLELSPPVKIVGDIHGQFGDLIRMFTKCGFPPASNYLFLGDYVDRGKQSLETILLLLCYKIKYPENFFLLRGNHECANVTKAYGFYDECKRRANLKTWKMFVDTFNTLPITAVIASKIFCVHGGLSPMLNSMDDIKRIQRPTDVPEFGLLNDLLWSDPADTSNEWVDNERGVSYCFNKIAINKFLNKFQFDLVVRAHMVVEDGYEFFNNRSLVTVFSAPNYCGEFDNWGAVMSVSDELLCSFELLDPLDSVALKQVMKKGKTERRNATLQSQGPNSSVSNGASSIT is encoded by the coding sequence ATGGGaaattcaacttcaaagcAACCGAAGGGAAAAGAGGGAGCCTTACCCAGGTCCGATACAATGACTAGTACGCGTTCCGTGAGGTCGTTCCGAAGTCGAAGAAGTCTCTCGAAGGACTCGTCGCAACATTTAAACGACGCTGGATCGTTTAAGCCTTCGCAAAGTTTTGACAATAGAAGCAGGAAATCATCCTTTAGAAATGATATAAAGCCCACAATAACACCAATAATGGGAGCATCTACAGACAGACTTAGCGGAGAATTCGGCAGTCTGTCAGTTGGCGATGATTACAACTTACAATTGCCTCCCTCCATGATACAAATGGAACCAAGACAACCCATATTAAAACAACAAGATATAACCAATGGAGTTTCTAACACGAGTCCTGAACAGCATTCTGGGTTTAATAATACCGGATTAAGCAGCTATACGAGCTCTCCGTCTTCGCCTATAAATACACCCCATTTAACGGTCACTCAAGGAAGCAGCACCAGTTTAACTGCTCTAAGTCACAGtaacaacaacaatagCAGTGGTGCTAACACTCCAAAGTCATCACACTCCAATATTAATTCTCCTGCTAATTCCGATTCCGtttcaacaatgtcaaCTTCTGTCCCAAAAACTACTTTAATGACAAGTAGAGGTGTGGTTATTAATATTGAGGATATTATACAGCGGCTACTAGATGCTGGTTATTCTGGaaaaagaaccaaaaataTATGTCTTAAAACCAGTGAGATATCTGTGATATGCTCAAAGGCTAGAGAGCTATTTTTGTCGCAACCTCCTCTCTTAGAATTATCACCACCCGTTAAAATTGTAGGTGATATACATGGTCAATTTGGAGATTTAATTCGAATGTTCACCAAGTGTGGATTCCCCCCTGCTTCaaattatttatttttaGGTGACTATGTTGATAGAGGGAAACAGTCTTTAGAAACGATTTTGCTACTGTTATGTTATAAGATCAAGTATCCAGAGAATTTCTTCTTATTAAGGGGAAATCATGAATGTGCTAATGTGACTAAAGCTTATGGGTTTTACGATGAGTGCAAAAGAAGAGccaatttgaaaacatGGAAGATGTTTGTGGATACTTTTAATACTTTGCCTATCACCGCTGTCATTGcatcaaagatcttttgtGTTCATGGCGGATTATCACCAATGTTAAATTCCATGGACGATATAAAGAGGATTCAAAGGCCTACTGATGTACCTGAGTTTGGACTGCTAAACGATCTGCTCTGGTCAGATCCTGCTGACACTTCAAATGAATGGGTCGATAATGAACGAGGTGTCTCATATTGTTTCAACAAAATAGCCATAAAcaagttcttgaacaagtttcaatttgatcTGGTGGTGAGGGCGCATATGGTGGTTGAAGACGGATATgagttcttcaacaacaggTCACTTGTCACCGTCTTCAGCGCGCCAAATTACTGTGGAGAGTTTGATAATTGGGGAGCTGTCATGAGTGTCTCAGATGAACTCTTATGTAGCTTTGAACTACTAGATCCCTTAGACAGTGTTGCATTGAAACAGGTAATGAAGAAAGGTAAGACTGAACGAAGGAATGCTACATTGCAAAGCCAGGGACCAAACTCCTCAGTAAGCAATGGTGCTAGTTCGATAACTTAA
- a CDS encoding Putative transporter (DHA1 family) of multidrug resistance transporter has protein sequence MEKYQDKYHPKFVPGTYSIRAVKNSKLWGGNGDSKVWKMRNGMILLPQPSNSINDPLNWGFLRKSVHFIQLVILAGFTAAISNNASAVQTDIHDEFNISYDSMNTGAGVLFVAIALSCFLLGPICRVYGRKIVYLIGLVFAVLGCIWFTELRNQADAICSQIFIGISQGSTSAQVQHSFSDMFFNHQLGASITIYVLSYCIGTYLGPLITRYITTSQGWHWVGWYGAIIAGILLVVCILFLEDTSFDRSRYDALLDGETQKNFYETKLSRLNSRGQQKLQQIKELQNMLRNSLNATSTEEDNDSINLRPYNLYYPNGQGDEEEPKSYYQRMKLLRKTPKIGDFSKLSSLLVHSLKVFSFPSVWLSGAFFGFQLSALSFYLTTEDTNYAEPPFSYSDSEIARMNIPPLIGSIIGCLYAGSTLDYFVLWLSRKNDDKREAEFRLWFALLNAIISPAGLLMFGIGTARNLDWRVAYVGLGFIGFGFSVGSDLAFTYVMECYPEMILECMTGVATIANFLGCIFTFACSPWLDASGVENTYIALAVINIVLMLASLPFIKWGKHFRARTREGYLSFVENIEN, from the coding sequence ATGGAGAAGTACCAGGATAAGTACCACCCGAAATTTGTTCCAGGTACCTATTCAATTCGTGCTGTTAAAAACAGCAAGCTATGGGGTGGTAATGGAGATAGTAAGGTGTGGAAGATGAGAAACGGGATGATATTGTTACCCCAACCTTCTAATTCAATTAATGACCCCTTAAATTGGGGTTTCCTTCGCAAATCTGTTCATTTTATCCAACTGGTCATCTTGGCTGGGTTCACTGCCGCAATATCCAATAATGCTTCCGCGGTGCAGACTGACATTCATGACGAGTTTAACATCTCCTACGACTCAATGAATACGGGAGCAGGAGTGCTGTTTGTTGCGATCGCATTAAGTTGTTTTTTACTTGGTCCTATTTGTCGTGTTTACGGTAGAAAAATTGTCTACTTGATCGGCCTAGTTTTTGCAGTGCTGGGATGTATATGGTTCACTGAACTAAGGAATCAAGCCGACGCTATTTGCTCCCAAATATTCATTGGCATAAGCCAGGGAAGTACCTCAGCTCAGGTTCAACATTCCTTTTCAGATATGTTTTTTAATCATCAGCTTGGAGCCTCTATTACGATATACGTTTTGAGTTATTGTATAGGAACTTATCTTGGTCCGTTGATAACAAGATACATAACAACAAGCCAAGGATGGCACTGGGTTGGATGGTATGGAGCCATAATAGCTGGTATCTTGTTAGTGGTGTGtatcttgtttttggaagacACTTCGTTTGACAGATCACGATATGATGCTCTTTTGGACGGTGAAACTCAGAAAAACTTTTACGAGACAAAGTTATCCAGATTAAACAGCAGGGGCCAACAGAAATTGCAACAAATCAAGGAATTGCAAAACATGCTTAGAAATTCACTAAATGCAACTTCCACGGAGGAAGATAATGACTCCATAAATTTGAGGCCCTATAATTTATATTACCCCAATGGCCAAGGcgatgaagaagaacctAAATCGTACTATCAAAGGATGAAGCTTTTACGAAAAACCCCCaaaattggagattttTCTAAGCTGTCTTCTTTACTGGTGCATTCGTTAAAGGTATTTTCCTTTCCCTCAGTATGGTTAAGTGGCGCcttttttggttttcaACTCTCTGCCTTATCGTTTTATTTAACTACAGAGGACACTAACTATGCTGAACCTCCGTTTTCTTATAGTGATTCTGAAATCGCCCGAATGAACATACCACCTTTAATAGGAAGTATTATTGGGTGTCTTTATGCTGGGTCCACTTTAGACTACTTTGTGCTTTGGTTATCCCGAAAGAACGATGACAAACGAGAGGCCGAGTTTCGATTATGGTTTGCACTCTTGAATGCTATAATATCCCCGGCTGGATTGCTAATGTTCGGAATTGGCACTGCAAGGAATCTAGATTGGAGAGTAGCGTATGTCGGTTTAGGATTCATAGGATTTGGATTCAGCGTTGGCAGTGATCTGGCTTTCACTTATGTTATGGAATGCTATCCTGAAATGATATTGGAATGTATGACAGGTGTGGCAACTATTGCTAACTTCCTAGGCTGCATTTTTACTTTTGCTTGCTCTCCTTGGTTGGACGCTTCTGGAGTGGAGAATACGTACATAGCACTCGCTGTTATTAATATTGTTTTAATGCTTGCTTCACTTCCATTTATTAAATGGGGCAAGCATTTTAGGGCCCGTACGAGGGAGGGCTATTTGAGTTTTGTGGAGAATATAGAAAATTGA
- a CDS encoding Steryl ester hydrolase, catalyzes steryl ester hydrolysis at the plasma membrane — MLPIKETLRTLVAWSFATLLLTILMVLASVHNLFQKKNRKLMAVKAFPRPLPKRDDLQFYAHMLGLDLLEYHILTPDGFEIVIQRLVNPNKEVSSKPILLLHGLLQSSASFLSSGRKSIAYYLLMNGYDVWLGNNRCGFHPTHMVFKDNDPKMWDWEIHEMATFDLKTMIEHVKNATNSQSINLCCHSQGGTQVFYLLANRNLEHIDKLVCLAPAVFGGEMINDRLLFRFMRWLSPTGYDWLFGIQAFMPIMMKVRSVLYRYKLFDFCAYAMFNYLFEWNDTLWDPEIRSIHFLFSPVYVSAKLMKWWLSDSVGYAHQKSVFDNGDWAKIEEELPRIFCVLGSIDLLVDGKKLMNCFQSPVVTYLELKEYAHLDVLWSDDVIQDIAEPMLDFLKQ; from the coding sequence ATGTTGCCGATCAAGGAAACACTGAGGACATTGGTGGCATGGTCGTTTGCAACTCTATTACTGACCATATTGATGGTCTTGGCCTCAGTGCACAATTTgtttcagaaaaagaatagaAAGTTAATGGCAGTTAAGGCATTTCCCAGGCCCCTTCCCAAGAGAGATGATCTACAGTTTTACGCTCACATGCTGGGACTagatcttcttgaataCCACATACTCACCCCAGATGGCTTTGAAATAGTGATTCAGAGACTGGTGAATCCCAACAAAGAAGTCTCTTCAAAGCCCATTTTGTTATTGCATGGTCTACTTCAAAGTTCCGCCTCTTTCTTGTCATCcggaagaaaaagtatAGCCTATTACCTGTTGATGAACGGGTACGATGTATGGCTCGGAAACAATAGATGTGGCTTTCATCCAACGCACATGGTCTTTAAGGACAACGATCCTAAAATGTGGGATTGGGAAATTCATGAGATGGCTACATTTGACCTGAAAACCATGATAGAGCACGTTAAGAATGCTACCAATTCACAGTCTATAAATTTATGTTGTCATTCACAAGGCGGTACCCAAGTATTTTACTTATTGGCCAATCGAAACTTAGAGCATATTGATAAATTGGTCTGCTTGGCTCCAGCCGTATTTGGAGGCGAAATGATAAATGATCGTCTTTTGTTTCGTTTCATGCGATGGCTATCTCCTACTGGTTATGATTGGTTGTTCGGTATTCAAGCATTTATGCCAATTATGATGAAGGTGCGGAGCGTTCTTTACCGCTataaactttttgatttctgtGCGTACGCCATGTTCAACTATTTATTTGAATGGAATGATACCTTATGGGATCCTGAAATTCGCAGCattcattttcttttttccccAGTTTATGTTAGCGccaaattgatgaaatggtGGCTTAGTGATTCAGTTGGATATGCCCATCAGAAATCAGTTTTTGATAACGGTGATTGGGCAAAAATTGAGGAGGAACTACCCAGAATTTTTTGTGTTTTAGGATCCATAGATTTGCTCGTCGATGGGAAGAAACTCATGAATTGTTTTCAGAGCCCTGTAGTTACCTATCTGGAACTAAAAGAATATGCCCATCTGGACGTCTTGTGGTCGGATGATGTCATTCAGGATATTGCAGAACCAATGTTAGATTTCCTGAAGCAATAA
- a CDS encoding Essential protein involved in 60S ribosome maturation, whose protein sequence is MESGLNVWPADSPPCFILPRLSRDQVHTPFKKKNPVSSFCSSQTLPKMPINQPMSQIKLTNVSLVRMRKNKKRFEIACYQNKIQDWRSGAEKDIDEVLQIPQVFVNVSKGQVAPHDDLKKCFGTTDTDTIIKEILNKGEIQLSEKERQANSSKYTAEVLQLVSAKCINPKTMKRYPTTMIHKALNELKFNLTSTKPAKSHALDAIRLLVSKQLIPIARAKMKVKIVMNSKDAKASKDKLHSLITEIESENWSSEWEAFAYIDPSNYRELFNMAKVELLEMAAINESSGTL, encoded by the coding sequence ATGGAAAGCGGCCTCAATGTTTGGCCCGCTGATTCTCCCCCATGTTTCATATTACCTAGATTGTCACGTGACCAAGTGCATACGcccttcaagaaaaaaaatcctGTCTCATCCTTCTGCTCATCACAGACTCTACCCAAAATGCCGATTAATCAGCCTATGTCTCAGATCAAGTTGACTAACGTCTCCTTGGTCAGgatgagaaagaacaagaaacGGTTCGAGATTGCCTGTTATCAAAACAAGATTCAAGACTGGAGATCTGGAGCGGAAAAGGATATAGACGAAGTGCTACAGATTCCTCAAGTATTTGTAAACGTTTCCAAAGGCCAGGTTGCTCCTCATGATGACCTAAAAAAATGTTTTGGAACTACAGATACTGACACGATCATAAAGGAGATTCTGAATAAAGGAGAGATCCAACTTagtgaaaaagaaagacagGCCAACTCATCCAAGTACACGGCCGAGGTACTGCAGTTAGTTAGTGCTAAATGCATCAACCCTAAAACCATGAAAAGATATCCAACTACAATGATTCATAAGGCACTAAACGAGCTGAAGTTCAACTTGACGTCTACAAAACCGGCAAAATCACATGCGCTGGACGCCATCAGGTTGTTGGTATCCAAGCAACTAATCCCCATTGCCAGAGCAAAGATGAAGGTTAAGATTGTGATGAACTCGAAAGATGCTAAAGCTAGCAAAGATAAACTTCATAGCTTGATTACAGAGATTGAGTCTGAAAACTGGTCTTCTGAGTGGGAAGCATTTGCATATATAGACCCTTCAAATTATAGGGAACTTTTCAATATGGCCAAagttgaacttttggaaatggCTGCTATCAATGAGAGTTCCGGAACTTTGTAA
- a CDS encoding Membrane protein involved in zinc metabolism, member of the four-protein IZH family has protein sequence MTENSAELRKRSVKNDSGSFPYSDSVLMKRASSSSSELLGNLADESTKEEYLLNKLDMFLSDLEFKLDNFEEYMSSSNHEHLEFISTLLSLKDKVVRKSKQFHMDQILKIIEDNYGALLPSSLNVTEKLITAINFLDAKLSEFDKLLIEEQNQLMPIINQKLMNVDEAIEKGADNKLIHFYDLPFHWRENKYIVFGYRFNGTHKEATKSICQCHNETFNIWSHLLGAMLLVYLSFCHLPSMELFQSFNMTDKFVLYQFMFCAFHCLMSSTFWHSFSNIASFPLRNSYACVDYTGITVLITSSVVTTEHVALQHVNAWYRICLITFSVLSGVAGVMFTWSPYFDKPENRHLRISFFVSLAFLGVSTFVLLWFLKGVSPTFAFYFPLLRSFASYGIGVVFYATFIPEKWRTDVVVDNKEICDRTLLTLYKESRLEEELYNKTPELTSKGKKKHLTSLYWCDYILSSHNIWHLFVLGGILGHYSAILEMFGNMKDFV, from the coding sequence ATGACAGAAAATTCAGCAGAGCTAAGGAAAAGGTCCGTTAAGAACGACAGCGGATCTTTCCCTTACTCGGATAGTGTCCTTATGAAAAGGGCCTCTTCAAGCTCTTCTGAGTTGTTGGGAAACCTCGCCGATGAATCAACCAAAGAGGAATACTTGTTGAACAAGCTGGATATGTTTCTTAGTGATTTGGAATTCAAGCTAGACAATTTTGAGGAGTACATGAGCTCCTCAAATCATGAACATCTGGAATTTATTAGCACACTTTTGTCACTCAAAGACAAGGTTGTTCGTAAAAGTAAACAGTTTCATATGGATCAAATCCTCAAGATCATTGAAGATAACTATGGCGCATTGCTGCCTAGTAGCCTGAACGTGACGGAGAAATTGATCACAGCCATTAACTTCCTGGATGCAAAGCTTTCTGAATTTGACAAACTACTTATTGAGGAGCAGAACCAGTTAATGCCAATCATCAACCAAAAGCTGATGAATGTCGATGAAGCCATAGAGAAAGGAGCCGACAATAAACTCATTCATTTCTACGATCTCCCCTTTCACTGGAGAGAAAATAAATACATTGTTTTTGGTTACAGATTCAACGGTACACACAAGGAGGCAACCAAATCTATATGCCAATGCCATAATGAAACATTCAATATCTGGTCCCATTTGTTAGGTGCCATGCTATTAGTTTATCTCAGTTTTTGTCATTTGCCTTCTATGGAATTGTTTCAATCGTTTAATATGACAGACAAGTTTGTCTTGTACCAGTTCATGTTTTGCGCTTTCCACTGTCTCATGAGCTCAACATTTTGGCATTCGTTCAGCAACATTGCAAGTTTTCCATTGCGCAACAGTTATGCGTGTGTTGACTACACTGGAATTACCGTCCTCATCACATCATCAGTCGTTACTACGGAACATGTTGCCCTTCAGCATGTAAATGCGTGGTATAGGATATGCCTGATCACGTTTTCCGTTCTATCAGGTGTTGCGGGCGTCATGTTCACGTGGTCGCCTTACTTTGATAAACCTGAAAACCGGCACCTGAGGAtatctttttttgtttcattaGCATTTCTGGGGGTATCAACCTTCGTACTCCTTTGGTTTCTAAAGGGAGTTAGTCCTACGTTTGCATTTTATTTTCCATTACTCCGAAGCTTTGCATCATATGGAATTGGGGTTGTCTTTTATGCGACGTTCATTCCTGAAAAATGGAGAACCGATGTGGTGGTAGACAATAAGGAGATTTGTGATAGGACATTATTGACCCTCTACAAAGAATCTAGACTCGAGGAGGAGCTGTATAACAAGACACCAGAATTAACATCCAAAGGCAAGAAGAAACACCTGACTTCACTTTATTGGTGTGACTATATATTGTCATCCCACAATATCTGGCATTTGTTCGTGCTTGGAGGAATTCTTGGCCATTATTCGGCCATCTTGGAGATGTTCGGGAACATGAAGGACTTTGTCTGA
- a CDS encoding Cytoplasmic RNA-binding protein, contains an RNA recognition motif (RRM), with the protein MSEETQDNKEQPQQSQLDSNQTESQASQQELDQWKAKMAEMEAEVNKLRELQGQQEVGSRPENGVGTANSDSDPKFLSIEERQEIDSKSIYVGNVDFSATPGELAEHFKTCGTVNRVTILMDKVTGRPKGFAYVEFSDPSSVSESLVLNDSEFHGRNLKVVPKRTNMPSFMVRGRGRGRGGRGSFGPRGRGDRGGRGGRARGRARFVPY; encoded by the coding sequence ATGTCAGAAGAAACCCAGGACAATAAAGAACAACCTCAACAGTCACAACTGGATTCCAACCAGACAGAGTCGCAGGCTTCTCAGCAAGAACTGGACCAGTGGAAAGCTAAAATGGCCGAAATGGAGGCCGAAGTTAACAAACTGAGAGAACTTCAAGGACAACAAGAGGTTGGATCTAGGCCCGAAAACGGAGTAGGAACAGCCAATTCGGATTCAGATCCTAAGTTCCTATCCATAGAAGAGAGACAAGAAATTGACAGCAAAAGTATATACGTTGGCAACGTTGATTTTTCAGCAACTCCAGGAGAGTTAGCGGAACATTTCAAGACTTGTGGTACAGTTAACAGAGTCACCATTTTGATGGATAAGGTGACGGGAAGACCTAAAGGGTTTGCATATGTGGAATTTTCTGACCCCAGTTCTGTATCAGAATCATTAGTGCTAAATGATTCAGAGTTTCATGGTAGAAACCTAAAAGTGGTCCCAAAGAGAACCAACATGCCTTCATTCATGGTGAGGGGCCGTGGACGAGGTCGTGGAGGTAGAGGTTCATTTGGACCCAGAGGACGAGGCGATAGAGGTGGGCGAGGCGGTAGAGCTAGAGGAAGAGCAAGATTTGTACCTTACTGA
- a CDS encoding Alpha-isopropylmalate synthase (2-isopropylmalate synthase), which yields MPMLKDPSKKYVAFKPLNLPDRQWPSKTLQAPPRWLSTDLRDGNQSLPDPMSVAEKKEYFNKLVQIGFKEIEVAFPSASQTDFDFTRYAVENAPADVAIQVLSPCRPELIKRTVESLKGAKKAIVHIYLATSDCFRNIIFGLSQEESLEMAVNCTKLVRELTKDAPEMQDTVWGFEFSPETFSDTDPDYALRVCEAVKAAWGPSEENPIIFNLPATVEMSTPNVYADQIEYFSRNISERKTVAISLHPHNDRGCAVAAAELGQMAGADRIEGCLFGNGERTGNVDLVTLALNLYTQGVYPHLDFSDITSVIDIVERCNKIPVHPRAPYGGQLVVCAFSGSHQDAIKKGFKKQEERQAKDPNARWQLPYLPLDPQDIGRTYEAIIRVNSQSGKGGASWVILRNLELDLPRALQVSFSKIVQNESEVKGRELYNKEITNLFKNSYFVDDDDTQHDLYFQLVDYSITNTSKSARLINVELQVGKDTVSLKGIGNGPISSFASAISSYLKKDVLVLNYHEHSLGKDSNSKAATYLHCAIGDDCKVWGVGIHEDVSQASFLSFISLLNSARRDGKI from the coding sequence ATGCCTATGCTAAAGGACCCCTCCAAGAAATACGTTGCCTTCAAGCCGCTTAACCTGCCTGACAGACAATGGCCAtcaaaaactcttcaagCCCCTCCAAGATGGTTATCCACAGATTTGAGAGATGGTAACCAATCTCTGCCAGACCCCATGAGTGTGGCCgagaaaaaagaatactTCAACAAGCTGGTTCAGATCGGGTTCAAGGAGATTGAAGTTGCTTTCCCTTCAGCTTCGCAGACTGACTTTGACTTTACCAGATATGCGGTTGAGAATGCTCCAGCAGACGTAGCTATTCAAGTTCTGTCCCCATGCAGACCTGAGTTGATCAAGAGAACTGTTGAGTCCTTGAAAGGTGCCAAGAAAGCAATTGTACACATTTATTTGGCTACTTCAGACTGTTTCAGAAACATTATATTTGGCCTTTCCCAGGAAGAATCTCTTGAAATGGCAGTAAACTGCACGAAACTGGTTAGAGAGTTGACCAAGGATGCTCCTGAAATGCAAGATACCGTATGGGGATTCGAATTCTCTCCGGAGACATTTAGTGATACTGATCCGGACTATGCTCTGCGTGTTTGCGAGGCCGTGAAGGCTGCTTGGGGCCCATCAGAAGAAAACCCAATCATATTCAACCTTCCTGCTACTGTTGAAATGTCTACTCCAAACGTCTACGCTGACCAAattgaatatttttctaGAAACATCAGTGAGAGAAAGACAGTAGCAATATCCCTGCACCCACACAATGACCGTGGTTGTGCCGTAGCTGCAGCTGAATTAGGACAGATGGCTGGAGCTGACAGAATAGAGGGTTGTCTGTTCGGAAACGGTGAAAGAACCGGTAACGTTGACTTGGTAACTCTGGCCCTTAACTTGTACACTCAGGGAGTTTACCCTCATTTGGACTTTTCAGACATTACTTCAGTAATTGACATCGTTGAGCGATGCAACAAGATCCCAGTTCATCCAAGAGCCCCATACGGAGGTCAACTGGTGGTCTGCGCATTCTCTGGGTCCCACCAAGACGCTATTAAGAAGgggttcaagaaacaggaagaaagaCAGGCCAAGGATCCCAACGCCAGATGGCAGCTACCTTATCTTCCATTGGATCCTCAAGATATTGGAAGGACTTACGAGGCTATCATCAGAGTCAACTCTCAATCTGGAAAGGGTGGTGCTTCATGGGTTATTCTTAGAAACTTGGAATTGGATCTTCCTCGTGCTTTGCAAGTTTCCTTCTCTAAGATCGTCCAAAATGAGTCAGAAGTTAAAGGAAGAGAGTTGTACAACAAAGAGATCACAAACCTGTTCAAGAACTCTTActttgttgatgatgatgacacCCAGCACGATCTTTACTTCCAACTGGTAGATTACTCTATTACAAATACATCCAAAAGCGCTAGACTGATCAACGTTGAActccaagttggaaaagacaCTGTTTCCTTAAAAGGTATTGGTAACGGTCCAATTTCCTCATTTGCCAGCGCTATTTCTTCTTACCTGAAAAAAGATGTACTGGTCTTGAACTACCATGAACACTCTTTAGGAAAAGATTCCAACTCCAAGGCCGCTACATACTTACACTGTGCCATTGGCGATGACTGCAAGGTTTGGGGTGTTGGTATCCATGAAGATGTTTCTCAGGCATCATTCTTATCTTTCATCAGTCTTTTGAACTCTGCAAGGAGAGATGGTAAAATATAA